TGTCCATCCTTTCAAGTATGGACCTCAAGGTCCGTATGAGAAGTGATCAGTGTCAATTCAGTATGAAGCTGATAGTGCGTCTATTACCTATCCGCATAACTGCTGAGATGGAGATGCCGATGTTTGCGTCTAGTATGCTCCCGAACCAGAATGACCAGGTCACTCAGTCCGCTGGCGCCTGTAACGCACACTCAAGGAACCAATATGCTTCTCTCGTTTCTCGCTATTGCTGTCGGCCTCGCTCTACTGGTGTGGAGTGCCGGTAAGTTTGTTGAGGGCTCAGCGGTAACCGCCGGGCACTTTGGCATGCCACCGCTGTTGATCGGCATGGTAGTGGTCGGCTTTGGCACTTCGGCTCCGGAGATGGTGGTCTCCGCCCTGGCGGCAACCCAGGGTAATCCGGGCCTGGCGCTGGGTAACGCCTACGGTTCCAACATCACCAACATCGCCCTGATCCTGGGTATTACAGCATTGATCAGCCCGATTGCGGTTCAATCACAGGTGATGCGCAAGGAGCTGCCAATTCTTGCGGCGGTAACGGCACTGGCGGCCTGGCAGTTGTGGGACGGAGAGCTGACATTCGTGGATGCCCTGGTGCTGCTGGGCGTATTTTTCCTGTTGCTGGCCTGGTCCATTCGCCAGGGCATGACCCGGAAATCCGACGCCCTTGGCGCGGAGATTGCCGATGAAATGATTCACCGCACCATGCCGCTTCGCAATGCGATCATTTGGCTGATTGCCGGCCTGCTGGTGCTGATTGTCAGCTCGCGGATTCTGGTTTGGGGCGCGGTTGAGATTGCCCATGGCTTTGGGGTGAGCGACCTGATCATCGGCCTGACCATTGTCGCGGTGGGTACGTCCCTCCCGGAGCTGGCATCATCTGTGATCGCCGCCCGCAAAGGGGAGCATGACATTGCGCTGGGCAATATACTGGGCTCCAACCTGTTCAATACCCTGGCGGTTGTGGGCATCGCCGGTACCATCAGCCCGATGGCCGTGGCGCCAGAGGTGTTCTACCGGGATATAGCGGTGATGTCGGCCCTGACGTTGTCGTTGTTTGTACTGGGCTACGGCTTCCGCGGCCCGGGGCGAATCAACCGGGTTGAGGGTAGTTTGCTGGTGGCCTGTTTTGTTGGTTACACGGCTTACCTGATTTCAACCACCTTCACCTCATAGGAAAGGAAAGGAAAGGAAAGGAAAGGAAAGCCAAACCACCCAGGACAGCTCAGCCAAGCAGGCACTCCCGCGACAGCTTCTGGCTGACTTCCCGGCGCTGACGCCGCAGTCGGTTACCCTTATCGTTGGAGTAGCCGGCGCGCAACTGCTGCTGAATGCGCTCGAGCCGCTCCCGATATCCGGCACAGCGGGCGTTCTTGCGCTTGAGTTCACGGGCTTCCTGCTGTGCAGAGGCCTTTCGGTTGCCGTCGTGATCGCCCTCCAGGCTGCGATTGATCTGGCGGTTGATGGTACTTACCCGCTCTCCCCGCCTGATGTTCTCCCGCATGGGAATCAGCGAGGGGCGCCTCAGCTCCACCTGTTTGTGCTCGCGTTCACCCGGTTTTATGTCGGTAAAATGAGCAACGCCCTGGTCGTCAATCCAGGTGTACATTTCGGCTGTCGAAACGGCCGGGATAACCCAAAATGCGAGAACTGCTACCTGCCTCCATGGCATCGAAACCCACTCCCTGTGGTCTGTTTAATAACGAAAACATTGTAAACCAAACCCCAGGCCAGTGAGAGGTGCGGGCCATGGATCAGGCGTCCAGTAATTCGATCCAGTGCTGTACCGGCACCTTCGCCCTGGTCTCCAGATGCATCTGGCAACCGATGTTGGCGGTGACGATTCTGTCCGGATTGTCTACGGTCAGGGCCTTGAGCTTGTTGCTCAGCAGGCGCTGACTGAGTTCGGGCTGCAGGATGGAGTAGGTTCCTGCGGAACCGCAGCACAAGTGCTTTTCTTTGGTATCCGCCAGCTCAATTCCCGCCTTGCGTAACACCTGGTCCACTACCCCACTTTGCTGCATGGCGTGTTGCAGGGTGCAGGGGCAATGGAAGGCGACCTTGCCTGCGCCCTTTGGAACCTTCAGTTTTTCCAGATCCTGATTCAGCAGGAAGGCGCCGAGGTCGACGGTCATGTCGCTGACTTTCTGCGCCTTGGCGGCGTAGACCGGGTCGTCCCGCAGCAAGTGACCGTAATCCTGAACCATGGCGCCACAACCGGAGGCGGTCATGATAATGGCTTCGGCACCGGCATCAATAGCAGGCCACCAGGCGTCAATGTTGCGGCGCATGGCGCCCAGGGCTTTTTCGTGTTCAGACAGGTGATGGTTCACCGCGCCACAGCAGCCGGCTTCCGGCGCTTCCACCATGGTAATGCCGAGCCGGTCGAGTACGCGGGCAGCAGCGGCGTTGGTGTTTGGCGTAGCAGAGGGCTGAACGCAGCCGGCCAGGGCCAGCACGATGCGTTCGTGGCTTGCTGCTGGCCAGGGACTGGCCTGTTTTCTGGGGGGCACTTTGGTGCGCAGTTTTCCGGGCAATACGGGGCGGAAAAATTGCCCCATGCGCAATAGCAGGCCGAATAACTGGCGATTGGGGAGTACGCGGGCGAGTGACCAGCGTATCCAGCGTTCTTTCGGGGGCCGGGGCATTTCCTGTTCCATCAGGCCGCGGCTGATGTCGATCAACCGGCCGTATTTCACGCCGGAGGGGCAGGTGGTTTCGCAGCTGCGGCAGGTGAGGCAGCGGTCGAGGTGCTCGCGGGATTTTTCGGTGACTTCTTCGCCTTCCAGGAACATTTTCATCAGGTAGATGCGGCCTCGGGGGCCGTCGCGTTCGTCGTTCAGTTCCTGGTACGTTGGGCAGGTGGCGGTGCAGAAGCCGCAGTGTACGCAGGCTCGCAGGATGGACTCGGCCTCCTGACCTTCTGCTGTGTTGGCGAATTGCTGAACTAAATTGGTTTGCATTTTTTACCTGCTATTTGATTTTCACAACCAGCTATACAGCCGCCCCGGATTAAAAATACCGTCAGGGTCGAACGACTTTTTCAGCCGTTGCTGGATTTCTTTCAACGCCCTCGGCTGGTGGTGCATGACTTCATCCTTGCGGTCGCCGCCGCGGAAAAGGCTGACCTGGCCGCCGGCAAGTTGAGCCATGGTTTCCAGTTTGGCCATATCGGCATCGCCGCGATACCAGCGCTGGGAGCCGGCCCAGTCGATCAGCCAGGGACCGTCCAGCTCCGGGTTTTCGGCGGTGGAGCCGACGGAGAAGCGCCAGAGTGGTTCGTCACCGGCGAAAAAGTCGTGCTGCATGTGCTGAAGCTGTTGCCAGAACTGGCCGCCCTGCTCCATCACTTCGCCGGACCATTTTTCGGCGGTGGCTTCTACCGCAGATTTGGCGCCTGCCAGGCGCAGGTAGACTTTGCCGTCTACCCAGGCGGCGCCGGTGATGGGTTTGGGCTCCTTGGCGCGGCTGTTCATGTAGTGAATGACATCGTCCAGGGCCATGTCCTGCACCAGGGTCACGGACATGGCCGGTCTGGGCATGACTTTCAGGCTGACTTCGGTGATGACACCCAGGGTGCCCATGGCGCCGGCCTGGAGCCGGGAGGTGTCGTAGCCGGCCACGTTTTTCATCACCTGGCCGCCAAAGCGCAGGTGCTCTCCCCTGCCATTGAGCAGGCGGATGCCCAGGACCTGGTCCCGTACGGAGCCGGACCAAGGTCTAGCGGGACCGGAGAGGTTGCAGGCCAGGGTGCCGCCGAGGGTGGAATTTTCACCAAACCTGGGCGGCTCGAAGTGGAGACATTGGCCCTCTTCCGCCAGGGTGGCTTCGATTTCCGCCAGGGGGGTTCCGGCGCGGGCGGTCAGGATAAGTTCCACCGGGTGGTATTCAACAATGCCGGTGTGTTCATCCAGCTTCAGGGTACCGGCATCGGTATCGGCGGCACGGCCCATGAAGGCCTTGGTGCCACCGCCTTCGATGTTGAGTTTCTGGCCCGTCTGTCGGGCCTGGAGAACCTGCTCTATCAGCGTCTGTGAGATATCAGCCATGGGCAGCGTCCACCGTATCGTGCTTGTGTTGTTTGTGTTCCAGGGAGCGGTATTCCTGGCAGAACCGCAGGGCAGGCACGCCCTTGCCGGGGTTGAGGATACCGGCCGGGTCGAAGGCGGCCTTGACGTCGTGGAATTGTTGCAGCTCTTCATCGTTGAACTGCACCGCCATCTGGC
Above is a genomic segment from Marinobacter panjinensis containing:
- a CDS encoding calcium/sodium antiporter, with translation MLLSFLAIAVGLALLVWSAGKFVEGSAVTAGHFGMPPLLIGMVVVGFGTSAPEMVVSALAATQGNPGLALGNAYGSNITNIALILGITALISPIAVQSQVMRKELPILAAVTALAAWQLWDGELTFVDALVLLGVFFLLLAWSIRQGMTRKSDALGAEIADEMIHRTMPLRNAIIWLIAGLLVLIVSSRILVWGAVEIAHGFGVSDLIIGLTIVAVGTSLPELASSVIAARKGEHDIALGNILGSNLFNTLAVVGIAGTISPMAVAPEVFYRDIAVMSALTLSLFVLGYGFRGPGRINRVEGSLLVACFVGYTAYLISTTFTS
- a CDS encoding DUF4124 domain-containing protein, which encodes MPWRQVAVLAFWVIPAVSTAEMYTWIDDQGVAHFTDIKPGEREHKQVELRRPSLIPMRENIRRGERVSTINRQINRSLEGDHDGNRKASAQQEARELKRKNARCAGYRERLERIQQQLRAGYSNDKGNRLRRQRREVSQKLSRECLLG
- the glcF gene encoding glycolate oxidase subunit GlcF; the protein is MQTNLVQQFANTAEGQEAESILRACVHCGFCTATCPTYQELNDERDGPRGRIYLMKMFLEGEEVTEKSREHLDRCLTCRSCETTCPSGVKYGRLIDISRGLMEQEMPRPPKERWIRWSLARVLPNRQLFGLLLRMGQFFRPVLPGKLRTKVPPRKQASPWPAASHERIVLALAGCVQPSATPNTNAAAARVLDRLGITMVEAPEAGCCGAVNHHLSEHEKALGAMRRNIDAWWPAIDAGAEAIIMTASGCGAMVQDYGHLLRDDPVYAAKAQKVSDMTVDLGAFLLNQDLEKLKVPKGAGKVAFHCPCTLQHAMQQSGVVDQVLRKAGIELADTKEKHLCCGSAGTYSILQPELSQRLLSNKLKALTVDNPDRIVTANIGCQMHLETRAKVPVQHWIELLDA
- the glcE gene encoding glycolate oxidase subunit GlcE, whose protein sequence is MADISQTLIEQVLQARQTGQKLNIEGGGTKAFMGRAADTDAGTLKLDEHTGIVEYHPVELILTARAGTPLAEIEATLAEEGQCLHFEPPRFGENSTLGGTLACNLSGPARPWSGSVRDQVLGIRLLNGRGEHLRFGGQVMKNVAGYDTSRLQAGAMGTLGVITEVSLKVMPRPAMSVTLVQDMALDDVIHYMNSRAKEPKPITGAAWVDGKVYLRLAGAKSAVEATAEKWSGEVMEQGGQFWQQLQHMQHDFFAGDEPLWRFSVGSTAENPELDGPWLIDWAGSQRWYRGDADMAKLETMAQLAGGQVSLFRGGDRKDEVMHHQPRALKEIQQRLKKSFDPDGIFNPGRLYSWL